A single region of the Chryseobacterium sp. 6424 genome encodes:
- a CDS encoding zinc ribbon domain-containing protein: MAKKPVEITIEDKLRALYDLQIIDSRLDEIRNTRGELPIEVEDLEIEIEGLEKRAEKFQTEIKEQNDEINTKNEVINHAKSLIEKYKNQQDNVRNNKEFEALGKEIEFQELEIQLAEKRIKEFGAKISHKNETLEELNTKIEELRNHLKFKKEELETLVAETQKEEEFLMEKSAEFAKNIDERLLASYQRIRTNSPNGLAVVGLERGAPKGSFFTLPPQKQMEIAQRKKIIIDEHSGKILVDDDLVNEETEKMKEIITFN, from the coding sequence ATGGCAAAAAAACCTGTAGAAATTACCATCGAAGATAAGCTGAGAGCATTGTATGATCTGCAAATCATCGATTCTCGGTTAGATGAAATACGCAACACCAGAGGCGAATTGCCTATTGAAGTGGAAGATCTGGAAATAGAGATTGAAGGGTTGGAGAAACGTGCGGAAAAATTTCAGACAGAAATTAAAGAGCAGAATGATGAAATCAATACAAAAAATGAAGTCATCAATCACGCAAAATCACTTATTGAAAAATATAAAAACCAGCAGGATAACGTAAGAAATAATAAAGAATTCGAAGCGCTGGGCAAAGAAATTGAATTCCAAGAACTTGAAATTCAACTTGCGGAGAAAAGAATCAAGGAATTTGGCGCTAAGATTTCACACAAAAATGAAACTTTAGAAGAGCTGAACACTAAAATCGAAGAACTTCGTAATCACCTCAAATTCAAGAAGGAAGAACTCGAAACATTAGTAGCGGAGACCCAGAAAGAAGAAGAATTCCTGATGGAGAAATCTGCCGAGTTTGCTAAAAATATTGACGAAAGATTATTGGCTTCTTACCAAAGGATCCGTACCAATTCACCGAACGGACTGGCTGTTGTAGGCCTTGAAAGAGGCGCACCAAAAGGCTCGTTCTTCACACTGCCACCACAGAAGCAAATGGAAATAGCGCAGCGCAAAAAAATCATCATTGATGAGCACAGCGGGAAAATCCTGGTAGATGATGATCTGGTAAATGAGGAAACCGAAAAAATGAAAGAAATCATTACATTTAATTAA
- the rsmG gene encoding 16S rRNA (guanine(527)-N(7))-methyltransferase RsmG, which produces MSIALIQQYFPNLSVEQQEQFGKLQELYTEWNGKINVISRKDLDSLYEKHILHSLGIARVMEFAPGTKILDVGTGGGFPGIPLAILFPEAHFTLVDSIGKKITVVKEVSNGIGLKNVKAIHGRAEDVKDKFHFVVSRAVTQMPVFLRWLKGKFEKEQFNPKHNGVLYLKGGDLAEELAGLKTEIFDLKNYFDGEFFETKKVVYLSKGHFNS; this is translated from the coding sequence ATGAGCATCGCACTTATACAACAATATTTCCCCAACCTTTCTGTGGAGCAGCAAGAGCAATTCGGCAAACTGCAGGAACTTTATACAGAATGGAACGGAAAAATCAATGTAATATCTAGGAAAGACCTGGATTCTCTTTACGAAAAACACATCTTACATTCACTGGGCATAGCACGCGTAATGGAATTCGCGCCCGGAACTAAGATACTGGATGTTGGTACAGGAGGCGGCTTCCCGGGTATTCCACTGGCCATACTTTTCCCTGAAGCGCATTTTACGCTGGTAGATTCCATCGGGAAAAAAATAACGGTAGTAAAAGAGGTTTCCAACGGTATTGGGCTTAAAAATGTGAAGGCGATACATGGCAGGGCAGAAGATGTTAAAGATAAATTTCATTTTGTGGTGAGCCGGGCTGTTACACAGATGCCGGTTTTTCTGCGGTGGCTGAAAGGCAAATTCGAGAAAGAACAGTTCAATCCCAAACACAACGGGGTGCTTTATCTGAAAGGTGGCGACCTTGCGGAAGAACTTGCCGGCCTTAAAACTGAAATCTTCGACCTGAAAAATTATTTCGACGGCGAGTTTTTTGAAACTAAAAAAGTTGTTTATCTGTCTAAAGGTCACTTTAATTCATGA
- a CDS encoding peptidylprolyl isomerase produces the protein MNVEKETYEGLNDGLYANFQTSKGNMIVKFQDKKAPVTVANFIGLAEGKIENKAKAKGVPYYDGTIFHRVIKDFMIQGGDPQGTGMGDPGYKFDDEKNDLQHTGKGILSMANSGPNTNGSQFFITEVATPWLDGRHTIFGEVVKGEEVIDAIANVEKGAQDRPKTDVVLEKVSVFSKGDEYKNYDAAKIFTEGKSKIQQNNKAIIEKIEADKKRKEEEFTANQQKMAEELKAGMQVTASGLYYKITKTTDGKSPVAGDEISVHYSGKLVDGTEFDSSFKRNQPLEFSVGIGQVIRGWDEGLMLMKEGETATFLIPSELGYGARGAGGVIPPNAWLVFDVEFIKIK, from the coding sequence ATGAACGTAGAAAAAGAAACTTACGAAGGCCTGAATGACGGTCTGTACGCAAATTTCCAAACCTCCAAAGGAAATATGATTGTTAAATTTCAGGACAAGAAAGCGCCTGTAACTGTGGCAAATTTCATAGGTCTGGCAGAAGGTAAAATTGAGAATAAGGCCAAGGCCAAAGGTGTACCTTACTATGACGGCACTATTTTTCACCGCGTAATCAAGGATTTTATGATCCAAGGTGGCGACCCGCAAGGTACAGGTATGGGCGACCCGGGATATAAGTTTGATGATGAAAAAAATGACTTACAACATACGGGCAAGGGCATTCTTTCAATGGCCAACTCCGGTCCCAACACCAATGGATCACAGTTTTTCATTACTGAAGTTGCTACCCCTTGGTTGGATGGCCGTCACACCATTTTCGGTGAAGTGGTAAAAGGTGAAGAAGTAATTGATGCGATTGCCAATGTTGAAAAAGGTGCGCAAGACCGCCCAAAAACTGATGTTGTGCTTGAAAAGGTTTCTGTATTCAGCAAAGGCGACGAATATAAAAACTATGATGCCGCAAAGATTTTTACGGAAGGAAAATCTAAAATCCAGCAAAACAATAAGGCCATCATTGAAAAAATAGAAGCTGATAAGAAAAGGAAAGAAGAAGAATTTACAGCAAATCAACAGAAAATGGCCGAGGAATTAAAAGCCGGGATGCAGGTAACCGCGTCTGGTCTGTATTATAAAATCACTAAAACCACCGACGGAAAATCACCTGTAGCGGGAGATGAAATTTCAGTTCATTATTCCGGAAAACTGGTGGATGGGACCGAATTCGATTCTTCGTTTAAAAGAAACCAGCCACTAGAATTTTCAGTAGGTATTGGCCAAGTCATTAGAGGTTGGGATGAAGGTTTGATGCTTATGAAAGAAGGTGAAACCGCCACGTTCCTCATTCCTTCGGAGTTAGGATATGGTGCGCGCGGTGCCGGAGGTGTAATTCCACCGAATGCTTGGTTGGTTTTCGATGTAGAATTCATCAAGATCAAATAA
- a CDS encoding NUDIX domain-containing protein: MIDKINIRVYATALKEGKVLVLHEEYAGDQLMKLPGGGLEFGEGLLDCLRREFEEELNVKIKILGHLYTQEEFVTSRFRENEQLLTVYYMVEIEDENDFLILDPCIEKTEWIPIDTNENPFPLPVDRIAFEKLKEKFIELR; the protein is encoded by the coding sequence ATGATTGATAAAATAAACATCAGAGTGTACGCAACTGCGCTGAAAGAAGGGAAAGTTCTTGTGTTACACGAGGAATATGCGGGTGACCAACTGATGAAACTGCCCGGTGGCGGACTAGAGTTTGGTGAAGGGTTGCTCGATTGCCTGAGACGCGAATTTGAAGAAGAATTAAACGTGAAAATAAAAATCCTGGGGCATCTTTACACCCAGGAAGAATTCGTGACTTCCCGATTCCGGGAAAACGAGCAGTTGCTGACAGTTTATTATATGGTGGAGATTGAAGACGAAAACGACTTCCTGATCTTAGACCCATGCATCGAAAAAACAGAATGGATTCCCATTGATACCAATGAAAATCCATTTCCGCTGCCCGTGGACAGAATTGCTTTTGAAAAGCTGAAAGAAAAATTTATAGAACTTCGTTAA
- the mnmD gene encoding tRNA (5-methylaminomethyl-2-thiouridine)(34)-methyltransferase MnmD, which yields MNREVKLTSDGSKTLYISEMNENYHSSHGALQEAKHVFIENGFKLVDNCEINILELGLGTGLNVLVTIDEFLRTDKNHVIHYHTLEKYPVNEHEIAELGYDRLFYEQNMNEFLQKIHACNWSETIEILPNFYFTKYHCDFFALKNLHLPPVNLVYYDCFGARVQPDLWGMPLFRQVADKMANGGLLTTYSSKGSVRRILQELGFDVQKKPGPPGKREMINAIKNK from the coding sequence ATGAACAGAGAGGTAAAACTTACATCAGACGGTAGCAAAACACTGTATATCAGTGAAATGAATGAAAACTATCATTCATCACATGGTGCATTACAAGAAGCAAAGCATGTCTTTATTGAAAATGGGTTTAAACTAGTAGATAATTGTGAAATTAATATTTTAGAACTCGGTTTAGGAACGGGTTTAAATGTTTTAGTCACAATTGATGAATTTTTGAGAACTGATAAAAATCATGTAATCCACTATCACACCCTTGAAAAATACCCCGTAAATGAACATGAAATTGCAGAATTGGGTTATGACCGTTTATTTTATGAACAGAATATGAACGAATTTCTGCAAAAAATACATGCATGTAATTGGTCTGAAACCATTGAAATTCTACCGAATTTTTACTTCACCAAATACCATTGTGATTTTTTTGCTTTGAAGAATTTGCATCTGCCACCCGTAAATCTAGTGTATTACGATTGTTTCGGTGCGCGTGTACAGCCAGATCTTTGGGGGATGCCACTTTTTCGGCAGGTAGCTGATAAGATGGCCAACGGCGGACTTTTAACCACCTATTCATCAAAAGGCAGTGTGCGCAGGATATTGCAGGAGCTTGGTTTTGATGTGCAAAAAAAACCAGGCCCACCCGGAAAAAGAGAAATGATCAACGCGATAAAAAATAAATAG
- a CDS encoding FKBP-type peptidyl-prolyl cis-trans isomerase encodes MQKILVISFFLILSCAQKTQSHPPVGGFLYETDLTTSKNRAKNLNIAERAQIQHWINNQQEKFYPMSLNYWVNIENLSQHPRKADGEVVSYEYEIYDFDFVKLYDQPKENINVQFGRFEDIKAVEDALRYLKSGQVATLLVPSVLAFGTYGDNDKISNDMPLIIKIKVL; translated from the coding sequence ATGCAGAAAATCCTGGTCATATCATTCTTTCTGATACTCAGCTGTGCGCAAAAGACGCAGAGCCATCCGCCGGTGGGTGGATTTCTATATGAAACAGATCTAACCACTTCAAAAAACCGCGCCAAAAACCTGAATATTGCGGAAAGGGCGCAGATACAGCACTGGATCAACAACCAACAGGAAAAATTCTATCCGATGAGCCTCAATTATTGGGTAAATATTGAAAATCTATCGCAACATCCCCGAAAAGCAGATGGCGAAGTCGTTTCATATGAATATGAAATTTATGATTTTGATTTCGTAAAGCTGTACGATCAGCCAAAAGAGAATATAAATGTACAGTTTGGCCGTTTCGAGGATATTAAAGCAGTGGAGGACGCGCTCCGTTATCTGAAATCAGGGCAAGTGGCTACATTATTGGTGCCTTCCGTACTGGCATTTGGCACCTATGGAGATAATGATAAAATCTCTAACGATATGCCCTTAATTATAAAAATAAAAGTACTTTAA
- a CDS encoding branched-chain amino acid aminotransferase, with amino-acid sequence MIIEKSTQPRISSFDPENFSFGNTFIDHMIICEYDNGAWGEVKLVPYGALPFSPAMMGINYGQACFEGMKAYKDKDGQVFMFRPEKNFERINKSAKRLAMPEVTKEMFIDGLKALIDIDRAWIPQGEGMSLYIRPLIFATEEALKARISNKYMFAIVATPAKSYYTEPVSVLISDFYSRAANGGVGSAKAAGNYAASFYPTQLAIEEGYEQIIWTDDATHEYFEESGTMNVFVRINDTIYTPPTSEKILDGVTRDSFIQLAKRRGIEVKIEPVAVKTVIEAQKNGTLKEVWGVGTAVVTSVFRALGYKGEKLELPTLSLEESFALSLQKDLVDIQTNNAEDPFGWRVLVENNVLENA; translated from the coding sequence ATGATAATCGAAAAATCTACCCAACCGAGAATCTCAAGCTTTGATCCAGAGAATTTTTCGTTTGGGAATACCTTCATCGATCACATGATCATCTGCGAATACGATAATGGTGCATGGGGCGAAGTAAAACTTGTACCGTATGGTGCGCTGCCATTTTCACCAGCCATGATGGGCATTAATTACGGACAGGCATGTTTCGAGGGGATGAAGGCGTATAAAGATAAAGACGGGCAAGTGTTTATGTTCCGTCCGGAAAAGAATTTCGAGCGTATCAATAAATCCGCGAAAAGACTGGCGATGCCGGAAGTGACAAAGGAAATGTTTATCGACGGCCTGAAGGCGCTGATTGATATCGACCGTGCCTGGATACCACAGGGTGAAGGGATGTCACTATATATCAGACCGCTGATTTTCGCTACTGAAGAGGCACTGAAAGCCCGTATTTCCAACAAATATATGTTTGCGATTGTTGCCACACCGGCGAAAAGCTATTATACAGAGCCTGTATCGGTACTTATATCCGATTTCTACTCGCGTGCGGCTAATGGTGGGGTAGGTTCCGCAAAGGCTGCAGGTAATTACGCCGCTTCTTTTTATCCAACGCAGTTAGCGATTGAAGAAGGGTACGAGCAAATCATCTGGACTGATGATGCTACACACGAATATTTCGAGGAAAGTGGTACCATGAACGTGTTTGTAAGAATTAATGATACCATCTACACGCCACCAACCTCTGAAAAAATCTTGGATGGTGTTACTCGAGACAGCTTTATTCAACTTGCAAAACGCAGGGGAATTGAAGTAAAAATAGAGCCGGTAGCTGTAAAAACAGTTATAGAGGCACAGAAAAACGGAACCTTGAAGGAAGTTTGGGGGGTAGGTACCGCCGTTGTAACAAGTGTTTTTCGAGCGTTGGGCTATAAAGGCGAAAAATTAGAGTTGCCAACCTTATCTTTAGAAGAAAGTTTTGCGCTTAGCTTGCAGAAAGATCTGGTGGACATCCAAACCAATAATGCCGAAGACCCATTTGGGTGGAGAGTTTTGGTAGAAAATAATGTGCTGGAAAACGCATAA
- a CDS encoding pyridoxal phosphate-dependent aminotransferase: protein MEKFADRLTRMSFSQTFVMSNRVREMKAAGHNVISLTLGEPDFDVPKDIKAAAFEAINQNFSHYSPVPGFLDLREAVCEKLQRDNHLTYLPTQICVSNGAKQAILNVLAALLNDGDEVILPAPYWVSYHEMVKMMGGKSVFIETSIDTDFKMTAAQLEAAITPRTKILLYSSPCNPSGSFYSYEELEKIADVVARYPQITIISDEIYEYINYDGKHTSIAEFPQVYEQTAVINGMSKAFAMTGWRIGYSACPTWLAKACEKIQGQMTSGANTVAQKASVKALKTDPATYKYMIERFKSRRDLVYGLMKEIPGFKVNYPEAAFYFFPDISYYLGKTLNGTLINDADDFAMFLLENAYVGSVGGVSFGSPNCIRFSYAASEQDLTEAMTRIKNCLQTIDVQ, encoded by the coding sequence ATGGAAAAATTTGCTGACCGGCTGACGCGGATGAGCTTCTCCCAAACCTTCGTGATGAGTAACCGGGTGCGCGAAATGAAAGCCGCAGGCCACAACGTTATCAGTCTAACACTGGGCGAGCCCGATTTCGATGTGCCGAAAGATATAAAAGCTGCCGCCTTCGAGGCGATCAATCAAAATTTCAGTCATTATTCGCCAGTGCCGGGTTTCCTGGACCTGCGTGAGGCGGTTTGCGAAAAACTGCAACGCGATAATCATCTAACTTATCTACCCACCCAAATCTGTGTTTCTAACGGTGCAAAGCAGGCCATATTAAATGTATTGGCAGCACTTCTAAATGATGGTGACGAGGTGATCTTACCCGCACCTTACTGGGTAAGCTACCATGAAATGGTGAAGATGATGGGTGGCAAATCCGTATTCATAGAAACTTCTATCGATACCGATTTTAAAATGACGGCCGCGCAACTTGAAGCCGCCATTACACCAAGAACCAAGATATTGCTGTACAGTTCGCCCTGTAACCCATCAGGAAGTTTCTACAGTTATGAGGAACTTGAAAAAATTGCAGATGTTGTTGCCAGATACCCGCAAATCACGATAATTTCGGATGAGATTTATGAGTATATCAATTATGACGGCAAACACACCTCTATCGCTGAGTTCCCGCAAGTGTATGAGCAAACAGCGGTCATCAACGGAATGTCTAAAGCATTTGCGATGACTGGCTGGCGCATTGGCTATTCCGCTTGTCCAACGTGGTTGGCGAAAGCGTGTGAAAAAATTCAGGGACAGATGACCAGCGGTGCAAACACGGTAGCCCAAAAAGCATCGGTAAAAGCGCTGAAAACCGACCCTGCGACTTACAAATATATGATTGAAAGGTTCAAAAGCCGCCGTGACCTTGTGTATGGGTTGATGAAAGAGATTCCAGGCTTTAAGGTGAATTATCCTGAAGCGGCATTCTATTTTTTCCCGGATATCTCTTATTATCTCGGTAAAACCCTGAACGGAACTTTAATAAACGATGCGGATGATTTCGCCATGTTTTTGCTTGAAAACGCCTACGTAGGAAGTGTGGGTGGCGTATCTTTCGGGAGTCCCAACTGCATCAGGTTTTCCTATGCCGCTTCCGAACAAGATCTTACGGAAGCAATGACACGGATAAAAAATTGTCTGCAAACAATTGATGTACAATAA
- a CDS encoding Nif3-like dinuclear metal center hexameric protein produces MTLKEIISALEKKIAIRQAEDFDNVGLLCGNPEREITGIMVCHDALEHVVDEAISQNTNLIVTFHPIIFSGLKSLTGKNYVERAVIKAIENKIAIYAIHTAFDNDYFGVNYRICEQLGLKNQQILMPKQGNLQKLEVMVPEDYTEKVKTALFEAGAGNIGFYDECSFSLNGEGTFRPIAGSSPFSGSLNIRENAAEQMISVIFERHKKNNILKKMKAAHPYEEVAYQLINLENENQYSGLGRFGDLEDAMDTEEFLQFVKQRFQLQVIRHSSINKDKITRVGVLGGSGASGIKAALMQGCDAYLTGDVKYHDFFSGEGKMMICDIGHYESEQFVAEQIIEILSEIFPKFAILKSLGKNNPVNYFL; encoded by the coding sequence ATGACGCTAAAAGAGATAATTTCTGCACTTGAAAAGAAAATTGCGATAAGGCAGGCAGAAGATTTCGACAATGTAGGACTGCTGTGCGGAAATCCCGAAAGAGAAATTACCGGTATCATGGTATGTCACGACGCCCTTGAACATGTGGTGGATGAAGCCATCTCTCAAAACACCAACCTGATTGTCACTTTTCATCCCATCATCTTCTCTGGCCTTAAATCGCTCACTGGGAAAAATTATGTAGAGCGCGCTGTGATAAAGGCCATTGAAAACAAAATTGCCATCTATGCCATACATACCGCTTTTGATAATGACTATTTTGGAGTAAACTATCGGATTTGTGAACAGTTGGGATTGAAAAATCAACAGATCTTGATGCCAAAACAAGGCAACCTGCAAAAACTGGAGGTAATGGTGCCCGAAGATTATACAGAAAAAGTAAAAACAGCTTTGTTTGAGGCGGGAGCCGGAAATATCGGTTTCTATGATGAGTGCAGTTTCAGCCTTAACGGTGAAGGCACATTCCGCCCCATAGCCGGTTCATCACCGTTCAGCGGAAGTCTGAATATCCGGGAAAATGCTGCGGAACAAATGATATCCGTAATTTTCGAACGCCATAAGAAAAATAATATTCTTAAAAAGATGAAAGCCGCGCATCCTTATGAAGAGGTCGCTTATCAACTTATTAATTTGGAGAACGAAAACCAATATTCGGGTTTGGGCCGGTTTGGGGATTTAGAAGACGCCATGGATACGGAAGAGTTCCTGCAATTCGTTAAACAAAGATTCCAGCTACAGGTAATCCGACATTCAAGCATCAATAAAGATAAGATTACGCGTGTCGGCGTGTTGGGCGGCAGTGGTGCCAGTGGGATAAAAGCTGCGTTAATGCAGGGTTGCGACGCTTATTTGACAGGCGATGTAAAATACCATGACTTCTTCTCCGGTGAAGGGAAAATGATGATTTGCGACATCGGCCATTACGAGTCGGAGCAATTCGTCGCAGAACAAATAATTGAGATTTTATCGGAAATTTTTCCTAAATTTGCAATCTTAAAATCCCTTGGGAAAAACAATCCAGTAAATTATTTTTTATAA
- a CDS encoding ion transporter, producing the protein MEKEHNFIPEKTKWKRKLYRIIFKSDTRLGKLFDLTLLVLILLSTLIVMMESVKIYDAKLHRLFIILEIIITAFFTVEYVLRILTIRNKKAYIFSFFGVIDFLAILPFYLSLFFPVTKYFLIIRMLRMLRIFRILNLMDFMHDGYFIVRALKNSSRKIYIFLLFLIIFSVIVGSMMFMVEGHREGFESIPQSIYWAVVTVTTVGYGDVSPGTPLGKFLSVLLMLAGYSIIAVPTGIVTAEMRNKRQNLEKVCSRCGNDDIDDDARYCKICGEKVV; encoded by the coding sequence ATGGAAAAAGAGCATAATTTTATTCCCGAAAAAACTAAATGGAAGCGCAAGCTGTATCGGATCATCTTCAAATCTGATACCCGCCTCGGGAAACTTTTCGATCTTACACTGTTGGTGCTTATTCTGCTGAGCACATTGATAGTGATGATGGAAAGTGTAAAGATCTACGACGCGAAACTGCATCGGCTGTTTATTATTCTTGAGATTATCATTACCGCCTTTTTTACAGTGGAATATGTACTGAGAATCCTGACTATCCGGAATAAAAAGGCTTATATATTCAGTTTCTTTGGGGTTATAGATTTCTTGGCTATTCTGCCCTTTTACCTGAGTCTGTTCTTTCCTGTCACAAAATATTTCCTGATTATAAGGATGCTAAGAATGTTGAGGATTTTTAGGATTCTGAACTTGATGGACTTTATGCACGACGGATATTTCATTGTACGTGCACTGAAGAACAGCTCCCGAAAGATCTACATCTTTCTGTTGTTCCTCATCATATTTTCAGTAATCGTAGGATCGATGATGTTTATGGTGGAAGGTCACCGCGAAGGGTTTGAAAGTATTCCGCAGAGTATTTACTGGGCAGTTGTTACTGTAACGACGGTGGGTTATGGTGATGTTTCGCCGGGCACGCCGCTGGGGAAATTCTTATCAGTGTTGCTGATGCTGGCAGGTTATTCGATTATTGCGGTCCCCACTGGGATTGTGACTGCCGAAATGCGCAACAAGAGGCAAAACCTCGAAAAAGTGTGTAGCCGGTGCGGCAATGATGATATTGATGATGACGCACGTTACTGTAAGATCTGTGGTGAGAAGGTGGTATAA
- a CDS encoding S1/P1 nuclease — protein sequence MTKTLRNLVLLAALVTFNFAYSYGVTGHRIVAQIAENHLTGKAKRNLKKIIGEQKLAYWANWPDFIKSDTTGTWKHTDRWHYVNINPQPDFKRFSDSLKAQDGPNLYTQIQKLSAQIKDKNTSKNDREIALRFLIHMIGDLSQPLHVGRAEDLGGNRIRMKFFGENTNLHSLWDSKLIDSQKYSYEEYARLLDVKSKEEVKAIQAGSLEEWFYDSHLKANTIYANTKADQAYSYDYTYKFTQLMERQLLYGGLRLAKIFNEVL from the coding sequence ATGACTAAAACCCTACGAAACCTGGTGCTGCTCGCGGCATTGGTAACCTTTAATTTTGCCTATTCCTATGGCGTCACCGGCCACCGTATTGTCGCACAGATTGCAGAAAACCACCTGACTGGCAAGGCAAAACGAAACCTAAAAAAAATCATTGGCGAGCAGAAACTTGCGTATTGGGCCAACTGGCCAGACTTTATAAAATCTGACACTACAGGTACCTGGAAGCATACGGACCGGTGGCATTATGTAAACATTAACCCACAGCCTGATTTTAAAAGATTTTCCGACAGTTTGAAAGCACAGGATGGACCGAACCTTTATACACAAATCCAAAAACTGTCGGCACAGATTAAAGACAAAAACACGTCGAAGAACGACCGGGAAATAGCCCTACGCTTCCTGATTCACATGATTGGTGATTTATCGCAACCGCTTCATGTAGGGCGTGCTGAAGATCTGGGTGGAAACCGGATCCGTATGAAATTTTTTGGTGAAAACACCAATCTTCATTCGCTTTGGGACAGCAAACTGATTGATTCTCAGAAATATAGTTATGAAGAATACGCCCGCTTACTTGATGTAAAATCAAAGGAAGAAGTAAAAGCCATACAGGCAGGGAGTCTTGAGGAATGGTTTTATGACAGCCACCTGAAAGCCAATACCATATATGCCAACACCAAGGCAGACCAGGCCTATTCTTATGATTACACGTACAAATTCACCCAATTGATGGAACGGCAACTGTTGTATGGGGGACTGCGGCTCGCAAAAATATTTAACGAAGTTCTATAA